The proteins below are encoded in one region of Triticum aestivum cultivar Chinese Spring chromosome 1B, IWGSC CS RefSeq v2.1, whole genome shotgun sequence:
- the LOC123078912 gene encoding UDP-sulfoquinovose synthase, chloroplastic yields the protein MEEAVKKRKLDIEEAAQLKKLEIEATSADTKAKEVALALMVVDKNNMSPKRKAWFTNRQNEMICHHCRSALVAADPNPSARISQPPSPLPPSRCLLLLSNPALCFLRHSLSPALYLTLLPPPRLTARPEEAARSGPGASASGRRWLRPSDAADSSSSFGYLYYCSGRERIVRMANLVTNCGFSPSPAVKAHCNSPSYGHNFIRLQNSKSSTSSLNLKSSSKRSNKLYVTCASTAVQGQTQTPLTGSQQASGHSSSKPKKVMVIGGDGYCGWATALHLSNKGYEVAIVDNLVRRLFDHQLGLDSLTPIASIQNRIRRWKSLTGKTIQLFIGDICDFDFLSEAFKSFEPDSAVHFGEQRSAPFSMIDRSRAVYTQNNNVIGTLNVLFAMKEFSEECHLVKLGTMGEYGTPNIDIEEGFLTITHNGRTDTLPYPKQASSFYHLSKVHDSHNIAFTCKAWGIRATDLNQGVVYGIRTDETAMHEELSNRLDYDGIFGTALNRFCVQAAVGHPLTVYGKGGQTRGYLDIRDTVQCVELAIANPAKPGEFRVFNQFTEQFSVNELAKLVTAAGAKLGLDVQTKSVPNPRVEAEEHYYNAKHSKLSELGLAPHLLSDSLLDSLLNFAVQYKDRVDMAQIMPSVSWKKMGAKPKTVSV from the exons atggaggaggccgtgaagaagaggaagctTGACATCGAGGAGGCCGCTCAACTCAAGAAGCTAGAGATCGAGGCCACCAGTGCCGACACAAAAGCCAAGGAGGTGGCACTAGCGTTGATGGTCGTCGACAAAAACAACATGTCACCGAAGAGGAAGGCTTGGTTCACAAACCGGCAGAACGAGAT GATCTGCCACCACTGCCGGAGCGCGCTGGTCGCAGCCGATCCGAATCCCTCCGCCCGAATATCCCAGCCCCCATCCCCTTTGCCTCCCTCCCGCTGCTTGCTATTGCTATCCAATCCCGCTCTTTGTTTCCTTCGCCACTCTCTCTCCCCCGCTCTCTACCtcaccctccttcctcctccccgtcTCACGGCACGGCCAGAGGAGGCTGCTCGCTCGGGTCCAGGCGCCTCAGCCTCGGGCCGCCGGTGGTTGCGTCCCAGCGACGCGGCAGATTCCTCGAGCAGTTTTG GGTATCTCTATTACTGCAGTGGACGAGAAAGGATCGTGAGAATGGCAAATTTGGTCACTAATTGTGGTTTCAGTCCATCTCCTGCTGTTAAAGCACACTGCAACTCACCAAGTTATGGCCACAATTTCATCCGATTACAAAATTCGAAATCTTCAACTTCAAGTCTGAACCTCAAGTCATCTTCCAAGAGGTCAAATAAGTTATATGTTACTTGTGCTAGTACTGCTGTACAAGGACAGACACAAACACCTCTTACTGGTAGTCAGCAAGCATCTGGGCATTCATCCTCTAAACCCAAAAAAGTTATGGTTATTGGTGGAGATGGGTACTGTGGCTGGGCAACTGCTCTTCATCTGTCCAACAAAGGTTATGAGGTTGCTATTGTTGATAATCTTGTTCGACGCCTTTTTGACCATCAACTTGGCCTTGATTCACTTACTCCCATAGCTTCCATCCAAAATCGCATTCGCCGATGGAAATCTCTTACGGGAAAGACAATTCAGCTCTTCATTGGTGATATATGTGACTTTGATTTCCTTTCAGAAGCCTTCAAGTCTTTTGAGCCAGATTCTGCTGTCCACTTTGGTGAACAAAGATCAGCACCATTTTCTATGATTGATCGTTCACGAGCAGTATATACACAAAACAACAATGTTATTGGAACACTTAATGTATTGTTTGCCATGAAGGAGTTTAGTGAAGAGTGTCATTTGGTTAAACTAGGAACTATGGGTGAATACGGAACTCCAAATATTGACATTGAAGAGGGATTCCTCACTATTACTCACAATGGAAGAACTGATACCTTACCTTACCCAAAGCAAGCAAGCTCCTTCTATCATCTAAGTAAAGTGCACGACTCTCACAACATAGCATTTACTTGCAAGGCTTGGGGTATAAGGGCCACAGATCTTAACCAGGGCGTCGTCTATGGAATCAGAACAGATGAAactgctatgcatgaagagctgtCCAATAGGTTGGACTATGATGGAATCTTTGGAACAGCACTAAATAGGTTCTGTGTTCAGGCAGCTGTAGGTCACCCGCTTACAGTTTATGGAAAAGGCGGTCAG ACCCGTGGATACCTGGACATCAGGGACACCGTGCAATGCGTGGAGCTAGCAATCGCAAACCCAGCCAAACCAGGCGAGTTCAGAGTCTTCAACCAATTCACCGAGCAGTTCTCCGTGAACGAGCTGGCCAAGCTGGTGACCGCCGCGGGAGCGAAGCTGGGGCTGGACGTGCAGACCAAGTCGGTGCCCAACCCGCGCGTCGAGGCGGAGGAGCACTACTACAACGCCAAGCACTCGAAGCTGTCGGAGCTCGGGCTGGCGCCCCACCTGCTGTCGGACTCGCTCCTCGACTCACTGCTCAACTTCGCCGTCCAGTACAAGGACCGGGTCGACATGGCGCAGATCATGCCCAGCGTGTCCTGGAAGAAGATGGGGGCCAAGCCAAAGACGGTCTCTGTAtag